A genomic region of Pyrus communis chromosome 14, drPyrComm1.1, whole genome shotgun sequence contains the following coding sequences:
- the LOC137714471 gene encoding ent-kaurene synthase 5, chloroplastic-like, with protein sequence MFNKVDLSVSSYDTAWVAMVPSPNSQDPFFPECVNWLLCNQLHDGSWGYPNFHPLLKKDALLSTLACILALKQWSVGEELINNGLRFIESNISSATDEVQQSPLGFDIIFPSLIQSAMNLDINLPLGESTLASIFHMRDFELQRGNGSNSEGWRAFLAYISEGNAELQDWQTVMKYQRKNGSLFNSPSTTAAAFTHTKNADCLQYLRRLLDKFGNAVPTIYPLDKYARLSMVSSLESLGIDRHFREEIRSVIDETYRLWLQGDEEIFSDAATCAMAFRLLRVNGYDISADPLVKFSEDCFFNSYGGYLKDVSAALELFKASEIIIHPDESILEKQNYWTSHFLKEELSNMLIQPHRPNKHIALEVDHALKSPYHANLGRLSTKRAIKHYNTDGTRILKSSYSSLNIGHEDFLELAVEDYNICQSIHRKEFNHLERWVVEHRLDKLKFARQKQAYCYLSAAADLFPPELSDARMSWAKNAFLTTVVDDFFDIDGSEEELINLIQMVEKWDVDASVDCCSKHVEIIFSALRYTISEIGVKAFNLQGRNVTTHVIKIWLDCLNSMLKEAEWSRNKSVPTMDEYMANAGTSFALGPIVLPALYFVGPKLSEEVVGNSELQYLFTLMSTCGRLLNDVQSFKRELAEGKLNAVSLATIHGGGTVSEEDAINDIKNVITSETRELLRVVLLEKGSVVPRACKDLFWNLNKVMHLFYWKDDGYVGNEMMKAVNEVIGELIVLQ encoded by the exons ATGTTCAATAAGGTTGATCTCTCTGTTTCCTCGTACGATACTGCTTGGGTGGCAATGGTCCCTTCTCCAAATTCTCAGGACCCTTTTTTCCCTGAATGTGTCAACTGGCTATTGTGTAATCAACTCCACGACGGGTCATGGGGTTATCCAAATTTCCATCCTTTGTTAAAGAAAGATGCTCTTTTATCTACGTTAGCATGTATACTTGCACTAAAGCAATGGAGTGTTGGTGAAGAGCTAATTAACAACG GACTACGTTTTATTGAGTCAAATATATCTTCAGCTACCGATGAAGTGCAACAATCTCCTCTTGGATTTGATATAATATTTCCTTCTTTGATACAATCCGCAATGAATTTGGATATCAATCTTCCCCTTGGAGAATCAACCCTGGCCAGTATTTTCCACATGAGAGACTTTGAGCTTCAAAG AGGAAATGGAAGCAACTCAGAGGGTTGGAGAGCCTTCTTAGCTTATATTTCGGAAGGAAATGCAGAGTTGCAGGATTGGCAGACGGTTATGAAGTACCAAAGGAAGAATGGGTCCTTGTTTAATTCACCATCAACCACAGCCGCTGCTTTTACTCACACTAAGAATGCTGATTGTCTTCAGTACCTCCGCAGACTCTTAGACAAGTTTGGGAATGCAG TTCCAACGATATATCCTCTAGATAAATATGCTCGTCTTTCTATGGTTTCCAGCCTTGAAAGTTTGGGTATCGATCGACATTTCAGGGAGGAAATTAGAAGCGTAATCGATGAAACATACAG ATTATGGCTGCAGGGGGATGAAGAAATATTTTCAGATGCTGCCACCTGTGCAATGGCGTTTCGACTCTTACGTGTTAATGGATATGACATTTCTGCAG ATCCATTAGTAAAATTTTCCGAAGATTGTTTCTTCAATTCCTACGGAGGATACTTGAAGGACGTTAGTGCTGCCTTAGAATTGTTTAAGGCTTCCGAAATCATCATACATCCAGATGAGTCAATTCTTGAGAAACAAAACTACTGGACAAGTCATTTTCTGAAAGAAGAGTTATCCAATATGTTAATTCAGCCTCATAGACCGAATAAGCACATTGCCCTAGAG GTGGATCATGCTCTTAAATCCCCTTACCATGCAAATTTGGGACGGTTATCAACCAAGAGAGCTATAAAACATTACAACACAGATGGTACAAGGATTCTGAAATCTTCGTATAG CTCTTTGAATATTGGACATGAAGATTTCCTCGAACTGGCAGTGGAAGACTATAACATTTGCCAATCTATACATCGTAAAGAGTTCAACCATCTTGAAAG GTGGGTTGTTGAGCACAGATTAGACAAGCTAAAGTTTGCTCGGCAGAAGCAAGCATACTGCTACCTCTCTGCTGCTGCAGACCTTTTCCCTCCGGAACTATCAGATGCTCGCATGTCATGGGCCAAAAATGCATTTCTCACAACTGTGGTTGATGATTTCTTTGACATTGATGGTTCGGAAGAGGAACTAATAAACCTTATACAAATGGTGGAGAA GTGGGACGTAGAtgcaagtgttgattgttgttcTAAGCACGTTGAAATCATATTTTCAGCACTTAGGTACACAATTAGTGAGATTGGAGTAAAAGCGTTCAACTTGCAAGGACGTAATGTAACAACCCACGTAATTAAGATT TGGTTGGATTGCCTGAACTCTATGTTAAAAGAAGCTGAGTGGTCGAGAAACAAGTCCGTGCCAACAATGGATGAATATATGGCAAATGCAGGAACATCATTTGCCTTGGGACCAATTGTCCTCCCAGCTCTCTATTTTGTTGGGCCTAAACTTTCAGAGGAGGTTGTAGGAAATTCTGAACTCCAGTATCTGTTCACGCTTATGAGCACTTGTGGGCGTCTTCTCAATGATGTCCAAAGCTTTAAG aGAGAATTAGCGGAAGGAAAGTTAAATGCTGTATCGTTGGCCACAATTCATGGTGGTGGTACTGTATCTGAGGAAGATGCGATCAACGATATTAAGAACGTTATAACAAGTGAGACGAGAGAACTGCTAAGAGTTGTTTTGCTGGAGAAGGGTAGCGTAGTTCCAAGAGCTTGCAAGGATTTGTTTTGGAACTTGAACAAAGTGATGCACCTTTTTTATTGGAAGGATGATGGGTATGTTGGGAATGAGATGATGAAAGCCGTAAATGAAGTCATTGGAGAACTTATTGTTCTTCAATGA